One Peptococcaceae bacterium genomic window, ATGAACGAAAGCCACCAGCAAAGGGCGGTGTATTATTACGGTTTTCAAATAATAATCGGCGCCCTGGTCAAAGGTGCTGTGCTGGCGGCCGTATCGCTGCTGCTGGGCATACTCCTGCCGTCGGTGTTGATCGCCTTTACCTTCGGGACCCTGAGGCTGCTTGCCGGCGGCTATCACATGGACACATACGGGAAATGCCTGCTCGTGTCCCTCGCGTTGTTTACGGCAGCCGGGCTTACGGCGCAGCACACGGGTTATTACTGGAGCGCGGCCCAACTCGGCGTGCTGGCAGCTGTCACCTTCGCCTTTGGTCTTTATGCGGTTCTCAGGTACGCTCCCAGCGATACGCCCAACAAAAGGATTACGGAAGAGGCGAAGAGGAAAAAGTTAAAGATGCTGTCGGCGGCCTGGCTGGGCATATGGCTTTTGACGGTGACGCTGCTGGTCTTTCTTGGCGCCGGGATGGCGGTGCTGGCCCTGTGCTTTGCGGTGCTGCTGGAGACGTTCACGGTGACGCCCGCCGGCCATGTGTTCTTTGAATCGATTAAGAACGGTTTAGGCAAAAGGAAGGCGGCTTACGAAAAAAAGACGGAAACTTAATAAATTAATGATAAAGAGCTAATTGCTATGTTCAGGGGGCCAAACAGCACAAGCGTTGAAAGGAACG contains:
- a CDS encoding accessory gene regulator B family protein, whose product is MRFVNKWAYGCAVQLAGIMNESHQQRAVYYYGFQIIIGALVKGAVLAAVSLLLGILLPSVLIAFTFGTLRLLAGGYHMDTYGKCLLVSLALFTAAGLTAQHTGYYWSAAQLGVLAAVTFAFGLYAVLRYAPSDTPNKRITEEAKRKKLKMLSAAWLGIWLLTVTLLVFLGAGMAVLALCFAVLLETFTVTPAGHVFFESIKNGLGKRKAAYEKKTET